One region of Brachyhypopomus gauderio isolate BG-103 chromosome 9, BGAUD_0.2, whole genome shotgun sequence genomic DNA includes:
- the dll4 gene encoding delta-like protein 4 translates to MAAWFTILIPFFSTLLTQIFASGVFELDLHEFKNFKGLLANGNSCKPDCRTFFRVCLKNYQAVVSPGDCIFGSAITPVLGTNSFRVGGDTFSTPIRLPLNFGWLGSFSLIIEAWYSPLGDPPVDSKNPELQISSFAIQRELEVGAEWSQDVQTRQQTELRYSYRFICNENYYGDSCSKICTPRDDRFGHYTCNPDGQLSCFPGWKGEYCEEPICLQGCSEANGNCSNPGECVCREGWQGTLCTECKKHPVCKHGTCQQPWQCNCKEGWGGLFCDQDLNFCTHHKPCMNGATCMNTGQGSYTCTCPPGYTGVNCELEVQHCDSSPCSNRGHCTELDDGYFCTCLPGFGGTHCEHSLLTCADQPCFHGGKCHERDNGRSYSCDCPRGYTGLNCEKRVDKCMTLPCTNGGACVMLAGVRVCSCRAGFTGPRCEINVNDCASNPCANGGTCHDRVGDYACSCPPGRGGRDCRQLLAACSSQPCLNGGSCGSAPDGLAACFCPAGFTGSRCEYFAVTLPMAPAAVEGQDGFQWAAVSLAVGLVALLVLLCMVGMALRQVRRQAAAERTETDAMNNRSDAQRDNLIPTSQLKNTNKRVGLQVDCGSEKSNYIHKNYHLDYNSKDFKETPLQEEKSHNYEKCLEDKIPLSRMYSEKPECRISTICSPRDSMYQSVFVIAEERSECVIATEV, encoded by the exons ATGGCAGCTTGGTTCACCATTCTCATCCCGTTTTTCTCGACGCTTTTAACGCAG ATATTTGCATCTGGTGTTTTCGAACTTGACCTCCACGAATTCAAAAATTTCAAAGGTTTGCTTGCAAATGGGAACTCGTGCAAACCCGACTGCAGAACGTTCTTCCGAGTTTGCCTTAAGAACTACCAAGCGGTCGTATCTCCAGGAGATTGTATCTTTGGAAGTGCCATCACACCAGTACTTGGGACAAATTCATTCAGAGTTGGAGGTGACACCTTCAGTACACCGATTCGACTGCCATTGAACTTTGGATGGCTG GGTTCATTTTCTTTGATTATTGAGGCCTGGTATTCACCTTTGGGGGATCCACCTGTAG ACTCAAAAAACCCCGAATTACAGATTAGCTCTTTTGCCATCCAAAGAGAGTTGGAAGTAGGGGCTGAGTGGTCTCAGGATGTTCAGACCAGGCAGCAGACGGAGCTAAGGTATTCTTACCGGTTCATCTGCAATGAAAATTACTACGGCGACAGTTGTTCCAAAATATGCACGCCCAGGGACGACCGTTTTGGCCACTACACCTGCAACCCAGATGGGCAGTTATCCTGTTTCCCGGGCTGGAAGGGAGAATACTGCGAAGAAC CAATCTGCCTCCAGGGGTGCAGCGAGGCAAACGGCAACTGCTCCAATCCcggagagtgtgt GTGCAGAGAGGGCTGGCAGGGCACACTGTGCACAGAGTGCAAGAAGCATCCCGTGTGCAAGCACGGCACCTGTCAGCAACCCTGGCAATGCAACTGCAAGGAAGGCTGGGGAGGGCTGTTCTGTGACCAAG ATTTGAACTTCTGCACTCACCACAAGCCGTGCATGAACGGAGCCACGTGCATGAACACCGGCCAGGGCAGCTACACGTGCACGTGCCCTCCGGGATACACTGGAGTCAACTGTGAGCTGGAGGTGCAGCACTGTGACAGCAGCCCCTGCAGCAACCGAGGACACTGCACC GAGCTGGACGATGGCTACTTCTGCACGTGCCTTCCAGGCTTCGGGGGCACGCACTGTGAACACAGCCTGCTCACCTGTGCCGACCAGCCCTGCTTCCACGGGGGCAAGTGCCACGAACGAGACAACGGCCGTAGCTACTCCTGCGACTGCCCCCGAGGCTACACCGGGCTGAACTGCGAGAAGAGGGTGGACAAATGCATGACACTGCCCTGCACCAACG GTGGCGCGTGTGTGATGCTGGCGGGTGTTCGCGTGTGCAGCTGCCGGGCCGGCTTCACGGGCCCGCGCTGCGAGATCAACGTCAACGACTGCGCGTCCAACCCCTGCGCTAACGGCGGGACCTGCCACGACCGCGTCGGGGACTACGCCTGCTCCTGCCCGCCCGGCCGGGGCGGCCGCGACTGCCGACAGCTCCTCGCCGCATGCTCCTCCCAGCCGTGCCTGAACGGAGGCTCCTGCGGTTCCGCCCCGGACGGGCTGGCCGCCTGCTTCTGCCCCGCCGGCTTCACGGGCTCCCGCTGCGAGTATTTCGCCGTCACGCTGCCCATGGCGCCCGCCGCCGTGGAGGGCCAGGACGGCTTCCAGTGGGCGGCCGTGTCCCTGGCGGTGGGCCTGGTGGCTCTGCTCGTCCTCCTCTGCATGGTGGGCATGGCGTTGAGGCAGGTCCGCAGACAAGCCGCCGCAGAAAGGACCGAGACGGACGCCATGAACAATCGGTCCGATGCTCAGAGGGACAACCTGATACCCACCTCACAGCTGAAAAACACCAACAAGAGAGTGGGATTACAGGTGGACTGTGGCTCGGAGAAGTCCAATTACATACACAAGAACTACCACTTGGACTACAACTCGAAAGATTTCAAAGAGACCCCTTTGCAAGAGGAGAAAAGTCACAACTATGAAAAGTGTTTAGAAGACAAAATACCATTGAGTAGAATGTACAG TGAAAAGCCAGAGTGTAGGATATCAACGATATGTTCCCCAAGAGACTCCATGTACCAGTCTGTGTTTGTAATagcagaggagaggagtgaaTGCGTCATAGCAACTGAG GTATAA
- the chac1 gene encoding glutathione-specific gamma-glutamylcyclotransferase 1 has protein sequence MKPHDVMGGKGSLWIFGYGSLVWKPDFKYKRSKVGYIQGYKRRFWHGDNFHRGNDDVPGRVVTLLEEEDACTWGVAFEVTGSQVEESLKYLNVREAVRGGYVTRVVEFIPRGENQVPVQALVYIATADNPIYLGPASVEEIAAQISVSKGKTGHNIEYLLRLADFMRQSCPDVDDHHLFSIEAACLAIIRPILLVAQLPVPAL, from the exons ATGAAGCCCCATGACGTCATGGGTGGAAAGGGCAGCCTCTGGATTTTCGGGTACGGTTCGCTGGTTTGGAAGCCCGATTTCAAGTACAAGAGGAGCAAGGTCGGGTATATTCAGGGATACAAAAGACGTTTCTGGCACGGGGATAATTTCCATCGTGGGAATGATGACGTG CCCGGAAGAGTGGTGACGCTCCTTGAGGAGGAAGAC GCCTGCACCTGGGGTGTTGCCTTTGAGGTGACTGGTTCTCAAGTAGAGGAATCTCTCAAGTACCTGAACGTCAGAGAGGCGGTGCGTGGAGGCTATGTTACGCGAGTTGTCGAATTCATCCCGCGTGGTGAGAACCAGGTGCCTGTCCAGGCCCTGGTTTACATCGCCACAGCTGACAACCCCATCTACCTCGGCCCTGCCAGTGTGGAGGAGATCGCTGCCCAGATCTCTGTATCCAAGGGCAAGACGGGCCACAACATAGAGTACCTGCTTCGCCTGGCTGACTTCATGAGGCAGAGCTGCCCAGATGTGGATGACCACCACCTGTTCTCCATTGAAGCAGCTTGCCTGGCTATCATTAGGCCCATACTGTTGGTGGCTCAGCTGCCTGTACCTGCTTTGTAA